The DNA sequence GGCCACTGCGTTCGAAAGAGGACGTGGTCGACATCGAGGGTGTCCTGGTATCGCTCGAGTTCTGAACAGATATCGGCTGGTGTTCCAATCAGGAAGCGATCGTCTGAGAGTGCCTGAAACTGCTGACTCAGTTCTGATTCGTCTGCCATCGATTTGTTTTGGCCCCAGTCCACGTACTTTTTGTACCGTGGTGCAAGGTACTCTTTGGCTACTTGTTCAGCTTCTTCCGTCGTCGATGCTACGAACGCTTCTCGAATAATCGAGACAGAGGCATCCGCTCCATACTCTTCGCACGTCGGTTGGTACGTCGACGACACGAGCTCGGCCGTTTCAGTAAGCGTCGAGTGCGGGCCAACGATCCATGTATCTCCGATGCGTGCTGCGCGCTCGACAGCCGGTTGTGAGTGAGCGGCAACCCATATCGGTACTGGCTGTTCAGATTGTGAGTGGAGCGATACATCGTCCACCGTGATGTGCTCACCATCGAACGAGACCGATTCGTTCGTCCACAGCTGCTTGATTACCGCTATCCCCTCCTCAAGTCGTTTCGACCGTTGTGCTTTCGGGATAGAGAAACTTTGAAATTCGACGTCGCGGTAGCCAGCGCCGACACCGAGAACGACGTCGTCGGCCAGGGCCGAGAGCGTGGCAACGTTTTCAGCGACCTGAATGGGGTGATGGAGTGGGAGCAAAAGCACAGCAGGGCCAACCGTCATCGATCCGGCGATGCTCGTCAATCGGGAGAGCAACGGAATCGGCTGGAGATACGCGTAGTCGGCAAGGTAGTGTTGCCCGGTCGTGAGCATGTCGAAATCCATCTCCTGGGCGACACGGGTCTGATCGGCTACCTCCTGAAATAGCGTCGAGAGATTCGTGCGTGGTGGTGCGTGGTTGAGGAGGTATAGTCCAAAGCGCATAGGTAACAATTCACAGCAGCGAAAAGATAAGCGTTTATGTTAGGTTTCGACTTGCGGAACGATTTGAAATACGGAGGCCTGACGATACACCGGGGCCGGTACTACGCGCAATACCAATTTCTGTCACAATATCGCATTGGATAGCATCCGGAGAGCGATCAACGCCAAGAACACCTCGACTAATTTCTCGAACGTTCGCTGAGGGATGTACGGTCGAACTCTTGAGCCGAGGGGGATGCCGATCGCAACTGGGACACAAAAGATCGCCCCTAGAACGACTTCTTCGAGACCGAGTTGGTTGGCGGCACGTAATGCACCGAATCGGATCGTATGCAACAGGCCGAACCACGTCACAAGGACGCCTGTGAACACTCGTTTTTCGACCTTTTGCGCGTGCATATAGGTGATCATTGGCGGGCCGGGCATATTGACGCTCGTTAGAAATCCGCTGACGCCACCAGTGAATATGCTCGCGCCTCGCGTCGTGGCGTATCGGTCGACGTCTTTGCCGCTGTTGATGTATAGAAGATATGCAAGCACGTACAGCGAAACAATAACGTACAGGACGTCCACGTCGGAAATCGTGAAAATGAGAACACCGACGAGCGTGCCAGCGATGAGAGAGACACCCAACCAGCGTTGCTGCCGAAGTATCTCAAACGGGATGCCTACTTCCATGATGAGGATCATATTGCTAAGCCAGATCGGCACGATGAACGCTGTAATCGCGAGATGCGGCGGAAATATCTGGATGAGAATGGGAATCGCAACGAGCCCGATTCCGAACGAGAGAACACCCTTGACGAACGCTGCGAGCAGAATGCCCGTGAGTGCTAGCAACAGTGAGTAGGTGAGTTCAATCCCCAGAACGGACTCAATCATCGTTACGGATGTCGATCGCACCGCTGTCCTGTAGTTCCGTGATATCGTTTTCGTCGAACCCCATCTCAGCCAAGACTTCTTCAGTGTGTTCTCCAAGGAATGGGGCGCGCCGAGAGACCGAACTCGGCGTCTTCGAAAA is a window from the Natrinema halophilum genome containing:
- a CDS encoding LLM class flavin-dependent oxidoreductase, with the protein product MRFGLYLLNHAPPRTNLSTLFQEVADQTRVAQEMDFDMLTTGQHYLADYAYLQPIPLLSRLTSIAGSMTVGPAVLLLPLHHPIQVAENVATLSALADDVVLGVGAGYRDVEFQSFSIPKAQRSKRLEEGIAVIKQLWTNESVSFDGEHITVDDVSLHSQSEQPVPIWVAAHSQPAVERAARIGDTWIVGPHSTLTETAELVSSTYQPTCEEYGADASVSIIREAFVASTTEEAEQVAKEYLAPRYKKYVDWGQNKSMADESELSQQFQALSDDRFLIGTPADICSELERYQDTLDVDHVLFRTQWPGLSHERTMESLRLLGDEVLPHV
- a CDS encoding sulfite exporter TauE/SafE family protein yields the protein MIESVLGIELTYSLLLALTGILLAAFVKGVLSFGIGLVAIPILIQIFPPHLAITAFIVPIWLSNMILIMEVGIPFEILRQQRWLGVSLIAGTLVGVLIFTISDVDVLYVIVSLYVLAYLLYINSGKDVDRYATTRGASIFTGGVSGFLTSVNMPGPPMITYMHAQKVEKRVFTGVLVTWFGLLHTIRFGALRAANQLGLEEVVLGAIFCVPVAIGIPLGSRVRPYIPQRTFEKLVEVFLALIALRMLSNAIL